A DNA window from Gigantopelta aegis isolate Gae_Host chromosome 4, Gae_host_genome, whole genome shotgun sequence contains the following coding sequences:
- the LOC121369756 gene encoding muscarinic acetylcholine receptor M3-like: MVLTDGTFPTSGATATTSSPSGEKTTPTSVNVSRVVSGFDHHRWNVTDDLPSVPDQNSSVQHTDVTVKSYGKDFTGSVKDTLSNYTDTVSQDYFNSSARNSDISPQYVKGFTDYGNSSHSPFVNLTSGYVNVTSPGDLGDSSGYLNTSLGSFRDAISGYFNVSNFTTQTGLSDLTSPITDDGFYLSDNSTWNFSNGSNSSNSNEFGKAVGFSIAEIVVISIVVSALCIFTAGGNFLVIIAFKVDKQLQTISNYFLLSLAVADLTIGIVSMPFYTVYILMGYWPLGPELCDIWLSLDYTMSNASVANLIIISFDRYLSVTRPLTYRANRTSRRAGIMICCAWIISAILWTPWIFAWPYIEGKRTVPKTDCYIQFLKTNKYITIFTAMFAFYIPVSIMSILYWKVYKITQTRQKQLPHLQGCKKNNFSKKSVISSGDDDQYSNVSERRAARSSPEIDDQFATQDRDRSHRRRWWNCIRIDRDSDYLEESSTSDPQGSPGNANHISKGTFHGLFKSNNNRLRLNSVCDNSIGLNRKGRDRDVDNSASMIPLLPVDSSSPAITPSTITSPGITPSSERTTLFSRQTTISSAPPLSESGEDLLDGNRRETTYTVLIRLPRDDSTESEKKPSIRLIPDSDAESVCELTRRCGTNDDSDADSESVDDNKNDVDRNRLPFRPPHGTPALGRRAHSNDEARNAMQEKMAAQAADRVRKQHAKNNLRSRRQEKKQDQKAAKTLTAILLAFIVTWTPYNIFTVIECFCSECINEHLYAIGYWLCYINSTINPLCYALCNVNFRRAFIRILTCRCAPKRGSIQRMMINPIQASNLIPR; encoded by the exons ATGGTGCTAACAGACGGTACCTTCCCCACAAGCGGTGCGACGGCCACAACGTCATCACCAAGCGGCGAGAAGACAACGCCGACGTCTGTCAATGTTTCACGCGTTGTGTCGGGGTTTGACCATCATCGCTGGAATGTAACAGATGATTTACCTTCAGTGCCAGACCAGAACTCTTCAGTGCAACATACAGACGTAACAGTTAAAAGTTACGGCAAAGATTTTACAGGATCTGTTAAAGATACATTGTCAAACTACACTGATACAGTGTCGCAGgattattttaattcatctgCGAGGAATAGTGATATTTCACCCCAGTATGTTAAGGGTTTCACGGATTATGGTAACAGCTCACATTCGCCATTTGTAAATTTAACGTCAGGTTATGTTAACGTGACATCACCAGGGGATCTCGGAGATTCTTCTGGTTATTTGAATACGTCACTAGGTAGTTTCCGTGATGCTATTTCTGGATATTTTAATGTTTCCAACTTCACCACTCAGACGGGATTATCGGATTTGACGTCACCAATTACTGACGATGGTTTTTACCTTTCTGATAATTCTACGTGGAATTTTTCCAATGGTTCAAATTCTTCCAACTCCAATGAATTCGGTAAAGCTGTAGGATTTTCAATAGCGGAAATAGTCGTTATTTCTATTGTGGTGTCGGCTTTGTGTATATTCACCGCCGGTGGGAATTTCCTTGTAATCATTGCCTTCAAGGTGGACAAGCAACTTCAGACGATTAGCAATTACTTCCTGTTGAGTCTGGCAGTGGCAGATTTGACTATCGGGATTGTGTCAATGCCTTTTTACACAGTGTATATTCTCATGGGCTATTGGCCTCTGGGTCCCGAGCTATGCGACATCTGGCTCTCGTTGGATTATACCATGAGCAATGCTTCTGTGGccaatctcatcatcatcagctTCGACAGATATCTGTCTGTGACGCGTCCACTTACTTACAGGGCCAACAGGACATCCAGGAGGGCAGGGATTATGATCTGTTGTGCTTGGATTATTTCAGCGATTCTGTGGACTCCGTGGATCTTTGCTTGGCCCTATATTGAAGGTAAAAGAACCGTGCCCAAGACCGACTGTTACATTCAGTTCTTAAAGACCAACAAGTATATCACAATCTTCACGGCCATGTTCGCGTTTTATATCCCTGTCAGCATCATGAGTATATTGTACTGGAAGGTGTATAAAATAACGCAGACGAGACAAAAACAGCTTCCACATTTGCAAGGGTGTAAAAAGAATAATTTTAGCAAAAAATCTGTAATTTCTAGTGGTGACGATGACCAATATTCTAATGTTAGTGAAAGACGTGCCGCCAGAAGTTCACCGGAGATAGACGATCAATTTGCGACACAAGATCGGGACAGATCGCATCGCAGACGATGGTGGAACTGTATACGAATCGACAGAGACTCCGACTATTTGGAAGAGTCGAGCACGAGTGATCCACAAGGGTCGCCAGGCAACGCGAACCACATCTCCAAGGGCACATTTCACGGGTTATTCAAATCGAATAACAACCGGTTGAGACTGAACAGCGTGTGCGATAATTCGATAGGGTTGAACCGCAAAGGGAGGGACCGTGACGTGGACAACAGCGCGTCCATGATCCCCCTCCTTCCCGTGGACTCCTCCTCACCCGCCATCACCCCATCAACGATAACCTCCCCAGGCATCACCCCATCCTCCGAAAGGACGACTCTGTTTTCACGCCAAACGACCATATCGTCTGCTCCTCCGCTGAGCGAATCGGGCGAGGACCTGCTTGACGGAAACAGACGAGAGACAACGTACACAGTGTTGATCCGGTTACCAAGAGACGATTCCACGGAGTCGGAGAAGAAACCCTCCATCCGACTGATCCCGGACAGCGACGCGGAGAGCGTCTGCGAACTAACTCGCCGCTGCGGCACCAACGACGACAGCGACGCCGACAGCGAATCGGTGGACGACAACAAGAACGACGTGGATCGAAACAGACTTCCTTTCCGCCCGCCCCACGGGACGCCGGCCCTGGGACGTCGCGCCCACAGCAACGACGAGGCGAGGAATGCCATGCAGGAGAAGATGGCGGCCCAGGCGGCGGACCGGGTGAGGAAGCAACACGCCAAGAATAACCTGCGATCACGACGGCAGGAAAAGAAGCAGGACCAGAAGGCCGCCAAGACCCTGACCGCCATACTCCTCGCCTTCATAGTCACCTGGACCCCCTACAACATCTTCACAGTCATAGAATGCTTCTGTTCGGAGTGCATAAATGAACATCTGTATGCTATAG gtTACTGGTTGTGTTACATCAACAGCACCATAAACCCACTCTGTTACGCTTTGTGCAACGTCAACTTCCGGCGCGCGTTCATCCGGATCTTGACGTGTCGGTGTGCGCCAAAGCGAGGCTCTATTCAAAGAATGATGATAAACCCCATCCAGGCTTCTAATCTGATTCCAAGATGA